The sequence CGGCAGTACGCGGCGGGGCGGATCCCGGGCAGCTTCTTCCGCCGCGAGGGCAGGCCGAGCGAACGGGCGGTCCTCTCCGCCCGCCTCATGGACAGGCCCATCCGCCCGCTCTTCCCCAAGGGGCTGACCAACGAGGTCCAGGTCGTCTGCACCGTCCTCTCCTTCGACGGCGACAACCAGCCGGACATCCTGGGCATCCTGGGCGAGAGCATCGCCCTCTCCATCTCCGACATCCCGTTCAACGGGCCGATCGCCGGTGTCACGGTGGGCATGGTCGACGGCAACTTCGTCCTCAACCCGACGCTCGAACAGTACCAGGCGTCGCGCCTGGACCTGACCGTGGCGGGCACCCGCGACGCGGTGATCATGGTCGAGGGGAACGCCGACCAGCTGCCGGAGGAAGACATCCTGGCGGCGATGGACTTCGCCCACAAGGCGATCCGCCAGCTGATCGAATGGCAGGACGGGATCGTGGCCGAGCTGGGCCAGCCCAAGTTCGCCTTCACGCCCGTCAGCGTCCCCCCCGATCTGGAGGAAGCGGTCCGCAGCGAAGCCACCGCGCCGATCCGGAGCTCGCTCCGCAACCCCGACAAGCTGGCCCGGGAGGAGGCGCTGGCCACCGCCAAGGAGACGCTCCTCGCCAGCCTGCTGGAACGCTTCCCCGAGCAGGAGAAGGCGGTCGCCACCGTGCTCGACGCCGTCGAGCGCGAGCAGCTCCGCCAGATGATCCTCGACGAGAAGGTCCGGCCCGACGGGCGCCGCCCGGACGAGATACGGCCGGTCAGCTGCCGCGTGGGGCTCCTGCCCCGGACGCACGGCTCGGCGCTCTTCACGCGAGGGCAGACGCAGGCGCTGACCGTGGCCGCCCTGGGCGCGCTGGAGGACCGGCAGTTCCTCGACTCCCTGGGCGAGCCGGAGGAGTACAAACGCTACCTCCACCACTACAACTTCCCGCCATATTCCACCGGCGAGGTGCGGCCGCTGCGGGCGCCCGGCCGGCGCGAGATCGGCCACGGGCGGCTGGCGGAGATGGCGCTCCAGCGGATGATCCCCTCCGAGGAAGAGTTCCCCTACACCATCCGGCTGGTCTCCGAGATCCTGGAGTCCAACGGCTCCTCCTCCATGGCCTCGGTCTGCGGCAGCACGCTGGCGCTGATGGACGCCGGCGTCCCCATCCGGGAGCCTGTCGCCGGGATCGCCATGGGCCTGATCAGCGAGGGCGAGCAGGTGGAGATCCTCTCGGACATCCAGGGCATCGAGGATCATCTGGGCGACATGGACTTCAAGGTGGCCGGCACGCGCAACGGGATCACCGCCATGCAGCTGGACGCCAAGATCCAGGGCGTCGACCGGCTGATCCTGGCGCGGGCGCTGGAGCAGGCGCGCCAGGGTCGGCTCTTCATCCTGGGCAAGATGCTGGAGGCCATCGACAGGCCTCGCCCCGAGCTCTCGCCGTACGCGCCCCGCATCCTCACGCTGCAGATCCATCCGGACCGGATCCGCGACGTCATCGGCCCGGGTGGCCGGACCATCAACCGCATCGTCCAGGAGACCGGCGCCAAGATCGACGTGGAGGAGACGGGCAAGATCTACGTGGCCACGCCCGACCTGGAGGCGGCCCAGCGCGCGGTGGCCATGATCCACGAGCTGACCCACGAGGTGACGCCGGGCGAGGTCTACCTCGGCAAGGTGGTCCGGCTGACCAACTTCGGCGCCTTCGTCGAGCTGCTGCCCGGGAAGGACGGCCTGGTCCACATCTCCCAGCTCAGCACCGGCCCCGAGCGGGTCGGGCGGGTGGAGGACGTGGTCTCCCTGGGCGACCGGATCCTGGTCAAGGTGACCGAGATCGACGAGCTCGGCCGGGTCAACCTCTCCCGCCGCGACGCGCTTCGCCAGTTCCCCGAGCGCGCCGAGGAGGAGGAGCTCCATCGCAAACCCGCACCTCCCGATCATCACGGTCCCGCCGGGCACGGCGCGGGCAAGGGCGCCGTCAAGGACGGGCGTGCGCCGGGGGCGGACGAGGCGGAACGTGCTCCGCGCCACCGTTCGCGCCACGGCCACCCGCACCGGGGAGGCGGCTCCGGCAGCCCCGGCTCGAACTGACCAGGGTCTTTCTGAAGGGATATCGCAGAGCTTCCTTCCGGACCGGCGAACGGGGGAAGCTTCTTTGCATGGAAGGGCCGGTCATGCTCCGGACATCCCCGGCATAGCCGTGGGGCGGAGGCGAAGACGCTGGCTCGGCGTCGGGGGGCCGGAGGAGGCAAGAAAGGCTTCGACGGCCGGCGGAGCGGCTGGCTCCTGGTCCTGGGGCTGGTCCTGGTGCTGGCGGCGGGCGGTGCCGTGCCGCGGGTGGAACGGCTCCTCTTCGGCGTCCGTGCGGGTGTCACCCTGGACGGCCAGCCCATGGGCGGTCTCCTGCCGGCCGAGGTCCGCTCCAGGGTGGAGAGGATGGCCCACGCCCGGTACCGGCCGCCACGGGACGCCCGCGTCGAGCGCCGCACGGGGCGGATCCTCCCGGAAAGGGCCGGCGAGCAGATCGACGTGGCGGCGACGGTCCGGGCGGTCCTGAACGCACCGGCCGGCGGCCGCGTCCGCGCCGTCCGGCTGCCCATCGAGCCCCGCATCACGGCCAGGCTCCTGCGCTCCATGACCCGCGAGCTGGGCGGCTACCGCACCTGGTTGGAGGGAAGCTGGGAGCGGGTGCACAACATCGAGGTGGGCGCCTCCTCGCTCGACTACGTGCTGGTCCGGCCGGGGGAGGTCTTCTCCTTCTGGAAGGTGCTGGGCGAGCCGACACGGGAGCGGGGCTACCTGGACGCACCCGTCATCTCCGGCGAGGCCTTCGTGCCCGGTCTGGGCGGCGGGCTCTGCCAGGTCTCCTCCACCCTGTACAACGCCGTCCTGGACGCCCACCTGGAGGTGGTGGAGCGGCACGCCCACAGCCTCGCGGTGGATTACGTGCCGCCCGGACGGGACGCGACGGTCGCCTGGGACATGCTCGACTTCCGCTTCCGCAACGACAGCGACGGGCCCATCCTGATCCGCGCCGCCATCGAGGGCTGGCAGCTGCACGTCTGGATCCTGGCTCCGGCGCAGGCTTCGGCAGGCGGCTCGACGAACTAGGCGTGGTCCGGGAGGTGGGGCACGTGGTCGACGCGGGGAGGGCGGAGGATCGCCTGGGCGACATCTTCTTGCGGCAGAAGGAGCTGGACGACGAGATCGCGCGCCTCCGCTCCCTGGACTTCCCCCCGGAGGTCTGGGCGGAGAAGGTGAGCCTCGCCCTGATCGGTGAGCTGATCGAGGTTCTGGAGACGCTCAATTTCAAATGGTGGAAGAACCGGCAGACCGTCGACCGGGCGGCCGTGCGGGAAGAGCTGGCCGACGTCCTCCACTTCTTCGTCAGCCTCTGCCTCCACCTGGGCGTGGGACCCCAGGAGCTCTACGAGGCGTACGTCCAGAAGCAGCGGGAGAACCTGGCGCGGCAGCACGGCCGCTCGAGCCGGGCGGGCTACGCCGCCCTCCCGCCCGAGGAAGGGGAGAGCCATGCTCTGGAGTGAGCTGGAGGGGAAGGAGATCATCAACCTCCGCGACGGCGAGAAGCTTGGCCGGATGTCCGACGCCGACCTGGTGATCGATCCGGCGACCGGCCAGATCCAGGCGCTGGCGGTGGAGAGCGGTTGGCGCCCCCTGGGCGGCCGCAGGCTCTGGGAGATCCCCTGGTCGGAGGTGCGCCGGATCGGCAGCGAAGTCGTGATCGTCGACGTCGATCCCGGCGCCGTCCGGCTCTGAGCCCGGCCGCGCGGACATACTAGACCCGGCAGTCCGCTTCGAGTGGGAGGGTTGAGCCATGGCAAGGACGGTAGCCGGGGTCTTCGCGAACCGGGACGCGGCGGAGCGCGCCGTGCAGGAGCTGAAACGGGCCGGCTTCGACGAGCGGCAGGTCTCCCTGGCGGGCAAGGACGAGCGGGCGCGCCAGGGAGGAGGCGCCGGCCCCGGCGGTGACCAGGGCGGCGCCGGGTGGGGGGATCAGAACCTCTCCAACGGCACGGGTTGGGGCGCCGGCGTCGGCGCCGGCGTCGGCCTCGCCGCCTCGCTGGGCGCCATGGCCATCCCGGGCATCGGCCCGCTGGTGGCCATGGGCCCGCTGGCGGCGACCCTGGGCGGCGCCGCGGCCGGCGGCATCGCCGGTGGCCTCCTGGACATGGGCATCCCGGAAGGCGAGGGACGCCGTTACGAGGAGGAGGTCCGCCGCGGGCGCTTCCTGGCGGTGGTCGAGGACAGCCGGCGTGCCGACGAGGCGGCGCAGATCCTGCGCCGGCAGGGTGCGCAGGAGGTGCGCACCTTCTAGCCCGGCGACGTGCAGTCGAACGGCGGGCGGCGGGGGCGCGCTCGGACAGGCGCCCCCGCTCTCTGTTAGCATGGTCTCTTGCCAGAAGCCCGGAGCGGGAGGGGAAGGCATGAGCGGCACGGTGCGGGTCGTGGTGGCGGGGGCCACGGGCAGGACCGGCAGCGCGGTCACGCGGGGCCTGCTGGCGGCGGACGGGATCGAGGTGGTGGGGGCGGTCGCCCACCGCCACGCGGGGGAGCCGCTCAGCGCCCATCTGGGCGTTCCCACCGCGCTGCAGGTGGAGGGGGACCTGGCGACCTGCCTGGAGCGGGAGCAGCCCGACGTGCTGGTGGACTTCACGCTGCCCGCGGTGGCAGGGGGGAATGCCCTCCTCGCCCTGGAGCGGGGCGTCCGGCCGGTGGTGGGGACGACCGGGCTGGCCGACGAGGAGGTGGACGCCATCCGCCAGCGGGCGCAGGAGCTCCGCCTGGGCGCCGCGGTCATCCCCAACTTCTCCTTCGGCATCCTCCTGCTGAGCCGCTTCGCCCGCGAGGCGACCCGCTTCTTTCCCAAGGTGGAGGTGGTGGAGCTCCACCACGACACCAAGCTGGACGTCCCGTCGGGGACCGCGCTCCACCTGGCGGAGGCGCTGGAGGCGGCGGGCGCGCGTGCCCCGGTGCCCATCCACAGCGTCCGCCTGCCGGGCTTCGTCGCCCGGCACACCCTGATCTTCGGCGGCACCGGGGAGACGCTCACCCTCACCCACGACAGCTCGAGCCGCGACTCCTTCGCGCCGGGCGTCATCCTGGCGGTGCGGCGCGTCCTGCAACTGGACCACGCCGTCTTCGACCTGGGGGAGCTGGTCGGCTAGACCCTCTCCGCCGGCCTGTCCGTTTTCCGCCGGGCACTGGACAGCTTTCCGCTCACGGCTCCCTCGGCCGGCGCATAGGTTGCATGCGCAGGAAGAGAGGGCGGGAGGCGGTGAGGGTGCGTCGCGGGGAACGGATCGCCTTCCTGGGCGGCGGGCGCAGGGAGGCCCGGGCGGCCGCGCGGCTCCGCCAGGAGGGGCTGGAGGTCCTGGAGATCCGCCGCGGGGACGGCTGGGACGAGGCGGGCGCGGCGGAGGCCTTCGCCGGCCTTCGGGCGCTGATCCTGCCGCTGGCCAGCGTCGGCCCCACCCCCGAGGTCCCCGAGGAAGGCGTTCCCGCCTGGCGCCTGGACCCCGGCTGGTTGGCGGCGCTCCCCGCGGGCACCCCGCTCCTCTTCGGCCGCCCGGCCTCCGGCCCTGCCGAACCGGTCCTGGAGGAGATCCTCCGGCGCCACCCGGCCGTCGCCCTTCTGGAGCGCGACGACTTCGCCTGGCTCAACGCGGTGGCCACCGCCGAGGGCGCCATCCTGGCGGCCGCGGAACGGCTGGAGCGGACGCTGGCGGGCGCGCGCCTCCTGGTGCTCGGCTACGGCCGCGTCGGCAGGACGCTCGCCCGCCTCCTCGCCGCATGGAACAGCCGCGTGCTCGTCCTGGCCGCGACCGCGCCCCAACGCGCAGAGGCCCGCGCCGACGGCCTCGAGGCGGCGCCGCTGGAGGCGCTGACCCGGGTGGTTCGGGAGGCCGACCTGCTCTTCAACACGGTGCCGGCGCCGCTCCTGGGTGCCGAACTCTTCCTCGCCCGCCCGGCCCTGCCGGTCCTGGACCTCGCCTCCAGGCCGGGGGGGCTCGATCCTGCCCTCCGGGAGCGCCCGCCGGAAGGGTATCAGATCCTGCCCAACATCCCCGAGCGTTACGCGCCCGCCAGCGCCGGCGAGGTGCTGGCCGAGGTGATCCTGGAGGTCTTGCGGGTGGAGTGGAAAAGGGGGTAAGGTGCATGCGATTCGGGGGTCTGCGCCTGGGCTGGGCCCTGACGGGCTCCCACCACACGGTCGCCCACGTCTTTCCGGTGATGGAGAGGCTCCGGGCCGAAGGGGCTGAGATCATCCCGATCCTCTCCCAGACCCTGGCCACCACGGCGACGCGCTACGGGGACCCGGAGACGTGGTTCAGCCGGGTGGAGGAGATCACCGGGCAAGCCCCGCTGACCACGATTCCGGAGGTGGAACCCTTCGGGCCCAACCGGACGCTGGATCTCCTGGCCGTGGTCCCCTGCACCGGCAACACGATGGCCAAGCTGGCCAACGCGATCAACGACACCGCCGTCACCATGGCGGTCAAGGCGCAGCTCCGGAACGGCCGCCCGGTGGTCCTGAGCATCACCACCAACGACGCCCTGGGGCTGAACGCGGTCAACCTGGGCAGGCTCCTGAACGCCAAGAACATCTATTTCGTCCCGTTCGGCCAGGACGATCCGCTCGCCAAGCCGAACTCGCTGGTGGCCCACCTCGACCTGGTGCCGGAGACCATCGAGGCGGCGCTGGCGGGGCGCCAGCTGCAGCCGCTCCTGCGCAGCTGGCCGGCGGGAGAGCGGTGACGAGACGGGAGGTTTCGGAGTTGGAAGGAGTCCGGGTCGGGATCGTGGGCGCCACCGGGATGGTGGGCAGGACGCTGCTGGAGGTCCTGGAGGACCGCCGCTTCCCGGTGGGCGAGCTGCGGCCCATGGCGACCGAGCGCTCGGCCGGGCGGAGGGTCCGCTTCCGTGGCGAGGAGCTGGAGGTGGAGGAGGCGCTGCCCGAGCGCTTCGACGGGCTCGACCTGGTCTTCATCGCCGCCGGGGACGCGGCCAGCCGGGAGCTCGCCCCAGAGGCGGTCCGGCGCGGGGCGGTGGTGGTCGACAAGAGCAACGCCTTCCGCATGAGCGACGGGGTGCCGCTGGTGGTGCCCGAGGTCAACCCGGAGGCGGTGGCGGACCACCAGGGGATCCTGGCGAGCCCCAACTGTTCCACCATCCAGCTGGTGGTGGCGCTGGCGCCGCTCATCCGCGAGGCGGGCGTGGAGCGGGTCTGGGTTTCCACCTACCAGTCGGTCTCAGGCACCGGGCAGCAGGCGGTGGAAGAGCTGGAGCAGGAGGTGCGGGCCTGGCAGAGCGGGCGCCAGCCGGAGCGCTCCCCGTCGAGCCCCTACCTCCACCCCATCGCCTTCAACCTCCTGCCCCACTGCGACCGGCCGGAGGAGGGCGGGTTCACCCGGGAGGAGATGAAGCTCCTGCGCGAGAGCCGGAAGATCCTGGGCCTGCCCGGGCTCCGGCTGAGCGCCACCGCCGTGCGCGTACCGGTCTTCGTGGGGCACGGCGAGTCGGTGGTCTTCCAGCCCAGCCGCCCCCTGTCCGCCGACGAGGCGAGGGCACTGCTGGCGGAGGCGGCCGGCATCCGCCTGGCCGACGCGGTGGAGGCGGGGGAGTATCCGACGCCGCTGCAGGCGGCGGGGCGGGACGAGGTCTGGGTGGGGCGGATCCGCCCCGACCTGGCGCTGGAAGGGGCCCTGGACCTCTGGATCGTGGCCGACAACCTGCGCAAGGGCGCGGCGACCAACGCCGTGCAGATCGCCGAGCTGCTCCTCGAGCGCGGGCAGCTCTGACGGGAGGTCCCGCCCGTGCGCATCATCGTGCAAAAGTTCGGCGGCACCTCGGTCTCCGACAGCGAGCGCAGGGCGCACGTGGTCCAGCGGGTCCGCTCGGCCCTCTCCAAGGGGCTGCGACCCGTGGTGGTGGTTTCGGCGATGGGGCGGCGGGGTGATCCCTACGCCACCGACACGCTCCTCGACCAGATCCGCGCGGTGGAGCCGGAACCCGACCCCCGGGAGGAAGACCTGATGATCTCCTGCGGCGAGGTGATCTCGGCGACCGTCCTGGCCGCCACCCTGCGCCGCGCGGGGGTCGGCCGGCCCGTCACCCTGACGGGCTGGCAGAGCGGCATCCTCACCGACCATCGCTTCGGCGACGCCCGCATCCTCCGGGTGGAGCCGACGCCGCTCCTGCAGCGACTGGAGCAGGGTCTGCTGCCCGTGGTCACCGGCTTTCAGGGGATCACCGAGGGGGGCGACGTGACCACGCTGGGGCGCGGCGGCAGCGACACCACGGCGGCGGCGCTGGGCGTGGCGCTCCACGCGGAAGAGGTGGAGATCTACTCGGACGTGGAGGGTGTCATGACCGCCGACCCGCGCATCGTCCCCGACGCGCGGACGCTCCACGTCCTCACCTACGAGGAAGTGTTGCAGATGGCCGACCTGGGCAGCCGCATCGTCCACCCGCGGGCGGTGGAGCTGGCGATGCAGGGGAGCGTGCCGCTGCGCATCCGGAGCACCTTCTCCGACGGTCCCGGCACGCTGATCACCCACGCGTTCGAGAGCGCCGGCGCCTGGGCCGACCTCTACGGCGGCCGGATCATCACCGGGGTGGCCCACATGACCGACATGTGCCTGGTCCAGGTGACGGGGAGCCCCCGGGAGGGCGACGGGGCGGGGGAGGGCCGGCTCGACTCGGGCGCCGTCAACCGGCGGATCTTCCGCCCCCTGGCCGAGGCGGGCGTCAGCGTCGACCTGATCAACGTCTCGCCCGACCGCCGTTCCTTCATCGTCCGCGAGGCGGACGCCGAGAAGACGCGAAAGATCCTGGAGCCCCAGGGCTTCGGGGTCTCGCTCCTGCACGGCTGCGCCAAGGTCTCGGTGGTCGGCGCGGGGATGCGGGGACTGCCGGGCGTCATGGCGCGGGTGGTGGAGGCGCTGGCCGAGCGCGGGATCGAGATCCTCCAGACCTCCGACTCCCACGTCACCATCTCCTGCCTGGTCCGGGGCGAGCAGATGGAGGAGGCCGTCCGGGCGCTCCACGAAGCCTTCGAGCTGGGCGAACGACCCAGGGTGTGAAGCGGAGGGGAGAAGATGGCCGCAGCGAGGTTGCCGGGTCGGGTGACGGTGGCGCTGGTCAGCCCCTTCGACGGGCGGGGCGAGCTCGTGCCGGAACGGGCGGGCGAGCTGGCGCACCGGCTGCTGGAGGCGGGAGCGGACGGCTTCCTCATCGGGGGGAGCACGGCCGAGTCGCCCACCCTGTCCGACGAGGAGCTGGAGCGGCTGGTGGCGGCGGTGCGGGAGGCGATCGGCGGGCGGGCGCCCGTCTACGTGGGCACCGGCACCTACGACACCCGCGCCAGCATCCGGCGGAGCCGGAAGGCCGAGGGCTGGGGGGCCGACGGGATCCTCCTGGTGACGCCCTACTACAACAAACCGCCCCAGGAAGGGCTCTACCGCCACTTCCGCAGCGTGGCGGAGGCGGTCTCGCTACCCGTCATGCTCTACAACGTCCCCGGGCGGACCGCCGTCAATCTGGCGCCGGAGACGGTGGTCCGGCTGGTGCGGGACGTGCCCAACATCGTGGCGCTCAAACAGGCCTCGGGCAACTTCGACGAGACGTCGGAGATCGTCCGCCGGACCGAGGGCCGCCTGGCCGTCTACAGCGGCGACGACTCGCTGACGCTTCCGATGCTGGCGGTGGGCGGTGTGGGCGTGATCAGCGTCTCGGGGCACCTGGTGCCCGGACGGCTGGCCGCCATGATCGACGCCTTCCGGCGCGGCGACGTGGAGGAGGCGCGGCGCATCCACCTGGAGCTCCTTCCCCTGCACAGGGCGCTCTTCGTCACCACCAACCCCATCCCGGTCAAGTGGGCGCTGGAGCGGACGGGCTTCCCCGTGGGCGAGTGCCGGCCGCCGCTCGCCCCGCTCTCCGAGGGCGGGCAGGCGGTGGTGGAGGCGGCGCTGAGGGAGACCGGGCTGATCGCCTGAGGCGCCGCCGGGGGCGTGTGCTGGCGGGCGGCCCCGCTTCCTTGTTGGGAGAGGGGGCGGGGCACTATAATACGGCGACGAGTTCGGGCGGACGGACCAATTTCATCACCAAGTGAGGTGGGGTCGGAATAGCCAAAAGCCGACGGCCTCGCCACGGGCGTTCACGTGCCGGGAACGGCCCGGGCGAGCCGCTTAAGATCATCCCGTTGGGCGGCCTGGGCGAGATCGGGAAGAACATGACCGTCTTCGAGTACGGGGGCGACATCCTGATCGACGACGCGGGGCTCGCCTTCCCCGAGGACGAGATGCTGGGGATCGACCTGGTCATCCCCGACTTCACGTATCTGAAGGAGCACCGGGAGAAGGTACGCGGGCTGGTGATCACCCACGGTCACGAGGACCACGTGGGGGCGGTCCCCTACCTGCTGCGCGAGATCCCGGTCCCCGTCTTCGCCTCGCGCCTGGCGCTGGGTCTCATCGAAGAGAAGTTGGCGGAGCACCACATGCAGCTGCCCGAAGGCTCCCGGGTCTACTCGCCGGGGGAGCGGATCGCCTTCGGGGAGAGCTTCACCGTCGAGCCTTTCCGGGTCAACCACTCCATCCCCGACGCCTTCGGGCTGGCGATTCGCACGCCGGTGGGGACGGTGGTCCACACCGGCGACTTCAAGATCGACCAGACGCCGGTGGACGGGCAGGTGGCCGACCTCCAGCGGATGGCCGAACTGGGCCGGGAGGGCGTCCTGCTGCTGATGTCCGACAGCACCAACGCCGAGCGCCCCGGCTATACGCCCTCGGAGAAGACGGTGGGCGTGACGCTGGAGCGGGCCATGGCCATGGCCAGCGGACGGGTGCTGGTGGCGACCTTCGCCTCCAACGTCCATCGCATCCAGCAGGTGATCAGCGCCGCCGTCCGGCACCACCGGCACGTGGCCGTGGTGGGCCGCAGCATGGAGAACACGGTCCAGGTGGCGCTGGAGCTGGGTTACCTCGACGTCAAGCCCGGCACGCTGATCAGCGTCGAGGAGCTGAAGCGCTACAAGGGTCACCAGCTGGCCATCCTGACCACCGGCAGCCAGGGCGAGCCGCTCTCGGCGCTCACCCGCATGGCCACCGGCGACCACCGCTGGGTGGAGATCGTGCCCGGGGACACCGTCATCATCTCCGCCTCGCCCATCCCGGGCAACGAGACGATGATCTACCGGACCATCGACAACCTCTACCACCTGGGGGCCGACGTGATCTACGGGATCGACAACGGCGTCCACGTCTCGGGCCACGCCAGCCAGGAAGAGCTGAAGCTCGTCCTCAACCTGGTCCGGCCGCGCTACTTCCTGCCGGTCCACGGCGAGTGGCGCCACCTGATCCGGCACGGGCGCCTCGCCGAGAGCGTGGGCATCCCCAAGGAGAACGTGCTGATCGGCGAGAACGGCTCGGTCTTCGAGATCCGGCCGGACAGCGCCCGCATCAGCGGCAAGGTGACGGCCGGCGACATCCTCATCGACGGGCTGGGCGTGGGCGACGTGGGCTCCATCGTCCTCCGCGACAGGAAGCAGCTCTCCCAGGACGGCGTGCTGATCGTCGTGGTCACCATGGACCGCGAGAGCCACCAGGTGCGGGGCGGGCCGGACGTGGTCTCGCGCGGCTTCGTCTACGTGCGCGAGTCCGAGCCGCTGATGGAGGGGTTGAAGGAGCGCGTCCGCGAGGCGCTCCAGGCCTGCCAGGCGCAGGGGATCACGGAGTGGAACGGGATCAAGGCGGCCGTCCGCGACCAGGCCGGTCACTTCCTGTTCGAGCGGACGCACCGCCGGCCGATGATCCTGCCCATCATCGTGGAGGTGTGATCGCGAAGGGCGTCCTGCTCTCCGCCTTCGAACGCTACCGCGGGCTGATCGACGACTGGGAGGCCTTCGCCGAGACGGTGGCGCGGCCGCAGCCGGACGCCCTGCGGGCGAACCGGCTCCGCGTCGCGCCGGCGGAGCTGCGCGCCCGCCTGGAGGCGCGTGGCTTCCGCCTCCGTCCCTACCCGTGGGCGCCGGAGGTGATGCGGGTGGAGTCCGGACCCTGCCCGCCCGGCTCCACCTTCGAGCACTGGCTCGGCCTCTTCTACCTCCAGGAAGCGGCCGCGGCCCTCCCCGTGGTCGCCCTCGACCCGCAGCCCGGCGAGCGGATCCTCGACCTGAGCGCCGCTCCGGGCGGGAAGACGACGCAGATCGCGGAGCGGGTGGGGCCGGCGGGCCTGGTGGTGGCCAACGAGGCCGATCCCGCCCGGGCGGGCTGGCTCCTGGCCAACCTCGGCCGGATGGGCGTCACCTCGGTGGTGACGACGGTCACCGACGGGCGTCGCTTCCCCGGCGGCCTCGCCTTTGACCGGGTGCTGGTCGACGCGCCCTGCTCGGGCGAGGGGAACCTGCGGCGCGACAGCCAGGCCCGGAAGCCGGTCCGCCCCGGGCGGCGCCAGCACCTGGCCTCGCTCCAGGAGGCGCTCCTGCGCCGGGCGCTGGAGCTGGTGCGGCCGGGTGGCGTCGTCGTCTATTCGACCTGCACCTTCGCGCCCGAGGAGGACGAGGCGGTGCTGGACGCGGTGCTCCGGGCCGCCCGGGGGGCGGTGGAGGCGGAGGAGCTACCGGCCGGTCTGCCGGGCGTAGAGGGAGCGGGGAGCTGGGAAGGGGTCGACTTCCTCCCGCAGGTTCGCCGGGCGCGCCGGCTCTACCCGCACCACCTGGACTCGGGCGGCATGTTCCTCGCCCGGTTGCGCCGGCTGGGCAGCCTCCCCTGGAGCGGCGGAGGGAGCTCCCCAGACGGTGGGCCGGACCGGGCGCTTCCGGAGGAGAGACCGGACGAGGCCGCCGCGGCCGAGATCGGGGAGTGGCTGGAGGAGCGCTTCGGCATCCCGGTCGCGGCCCTGCGGGGGCTGCACGTCTACCGCCGGGGGGTGCGGACCTGGCTCTCCTCGTCGCCGCAGCTCCCCGCCTGGCCGGAGCGGTGGACGGCGGGGCTGCCGCTCGCCCGCTGGACCGGGCGCCACTGGTGGCCGTCGGGTTTCGCCCTGCACCGGCTCGGGGGGCTGGCGAGCCGCCAGTGGGCGGAGCTGGACCGGGAGCGGTTGCGCGAGCTGCTGGAGGGACGGGGCCTCTCGCCCGAGGCTTCCGGCGTCACCCGGCCCCGGGAGGTGCCGCTGGAACGCGGGCTGGTCATCCTCCGCACCGGCGGCGCGGGGCTGGGGCTCGGCCGCTACGACGGGCATCTCCTCCACGCCAGCCTGGCCCGGGAGCGGGCCAAGCAGCTGCTGAGCTGTCTGGTGCAGCAGGGCGGCATGCCGGAAAGGGCGGACCCCGGGCTGGCGTGAAGGTCTGGAAGGAAATGGCGGGGATCCGTTGGGGACCCTCCGCCGGGACGGCCTGGAGAGCGGACCGTGGCCGCGGTGCTGGTTCCGAAAGCGCGCCGGTGCCATCATCGCGTGCCGGGTGGGCCGTGACCCGCCGGAGGCCGATGTCCCGCCGATAGAGCCGTTCGATCTGCGGGCTCGAGCGCAGCTTCAGGCTTTCGCCGCGGAGCAGCAGCGCGATCGACGACACCGGTGATCACCCGGGACAGGTCCCTCTTGACTCCGCCGATCCCGGAGGCGCGGCGCCAGCTGGATCTGGTCGCGACCGACGGAGCAGGAATCGCAGGTCGCTGACCTTCCTACCATGCTCAAGAATTCCAGGTTGTTGAGTTGAA comes from Bacillota bacterium and encodes:
- a CDS encoding VanW family protein translates to MLAAGGAVPRVERLLFGVRAGVTLDGQPMGGLLPAEVRSRVERMAHARYRPPRDARVERRTGRILPERAGEQIDVAATVRAVLNAPAGGRVRAVRLPIEPRITARLLRSMTRELGGYRTWLEGSWERVHNIEVGASSLDYVLVRPGEVFSFWKVLGEPTRERGYLDAPVISGEAFVPGLGGGLCQVSSTLYNAVLDAHLEVVERHAHSLAVDYVPPGRDATVAWDMLDFRFRNDSDGPILIRAAIEGWQLHVWILAPAQASAGGSTN
- a CDS encoding polyribonucleotide nucleotidyltransferase; amino-acid sequence: MEKRVYSTTLAGRPLTVEIGEVARQANGACLVRYGDTVVLVTAVMSRETREGIDFFPLRVDFEERQYAAGRIPGSFFRREGRPSERAVLSARLMDRPIRPLFPKGLTNEVQVVCTVLSFDGDNQPDILGILGESIALSISDIPFNGPIAGVTVGMVDGNFVLNPTLEQYQASRLDLTVAGTRDAVIMVEGNADQLPEEDILAAMDFAHKAIRQLIEWQDGIVAELGQPKFAFTPVSVPPDLEEAVRSEATAPIRSSLRNPDKLAREEALATAKETLLASLLERFPEQEKAVATVLDAVEREQLRQMILDEKVRPDGRRPDEIRPVSCRVGLLPRTHGSALFTRGQTQALTVAALGALEDRQFLDSLGEPEEYKRYLHHYNFPPYSTGEVRPLRAPGRREIGHGRLAEMALQRMIPSEEEFPYTIRLVSEILESNGSSSMASVCGSTLALMDAGVPIREPVAGIAMGLISEGEQVEILSDIQGIEDHLGDMDFKVAGTRNGITAMQLDAKIQGVDRLILARALEQARQGRLFILGKMLEAIDRPRPELSPYAPRILTLQIHPDRIRDVIGPGGRTINRIVQETGAKIDVEETGKIYVATPDLEAAQRAVAMIHELTHEVTPGEVYLGKVVRLTNFGAFVELLPGKDGLVHISQLSTGPERVGRVEDVVSLGDRILVKVTEIDELGRVNLSRRDALRQFPERAEEEELHRKPAPPDHHGPAGHGAGKGAVKDGRAPGADEAERAPRHRSRHGHPHRGGGSGSPGSN
- a CDS encoding NAD(P)-dependent oxidoreductase yields the protein MRVRRGERIAFLGGGRREARAAARLRQEGLEVLEIRRGDGWDEAGAAEAFAGLRALILPLASVGPTPEVPEEGVPAWRLDPGWLAALPAGTPLLFGRPASGPAEPVLEEILRRHPAVALLERDDFAWLNAVATAEGAILAAAERLERTLAGARLLVLGYGRVGRTLARLLAAWNSRVLVLAATAPQRAEARADGLEAAPLEALTRVVREADLLFNTVPAPLLGAELFLARPALPVLDLASRPGGLDPALRERPPEGYQILPNIPERYAPASAGEVLAEVILEVLRVEWKRG
- a CDS encoding YlmC/YmxH family sporulation protein; the encoded protein is MLWSELEGKEIINLRDGEKLGRMSDADLVIDPATGQIQALAVESGWRPLGGRRLWEIPWSEVRRIGSEVVIVDVDPGAVRL
- a CDS encoding dUTPase, yielding MGHVVDAGRAEDRLGDIFLRQKELDDEIARLRSLDFPPEVWAEKVSLALIGELIEVLETLNFKWWKNRQTVDRAAVREELADVLHFFVSLCLHLGVGPQELYEAYVQKQRENLARQHGRSSRAGYAALPPEEGESHALE
- the dpaB gene encoding dipicolinate synthase subunit B, translating into MRFGGLRLGWALTGSHHTVAHVFPVMERLRAEGAEIIPILSQTLATTATRYGDPETWFSRVEEITGQAPLTTIPEVEPFGPNRTLDLLAVVPCTGNTMAKLANAINDTAVTMAVKAQLRNGRPVVLSITTNDALGLNAVNLGRLLNAKNIYFVPFGQDDPLAKPNSLVAHLDLVPETIEAALAGRQLQPLLRSWPAGER
- the dapB gene encoding 4-hydroxy-tetrahydrodipicolinate reductase, with amino-acid sequence MSGTVRVVVAGATGRTGSAVTRGLLAADGIEVVGAVAHRHAGEPLSAHLGVPTALQVEGDLATCLEREQPDVLVDFTLPAVAGGNALLALERGVRPVVGTTGLADEEVDAIRQRAQELRLGAAVIPNFSFGILLLSRFAREATRFFPKVEVVELHHDTKLDVPSGTALHLAEALEAAGARAPVPIHSVRLPGFVARHTLIFGGTGETLTLTHDSSSRDSFAPGVILAVRRVLQLDHAVFDLGELVG